The following proteins are co-located in the Tripterygium wilfordii isolate XIE 37 chromosome 2, ASM1340144v1, whole genome shotgun sequence genome:
- the LOC120014606 gene encoding receptor-like serine/threonine-protein kinase NCRK, whose translation MNLQAKASLACLIGFILVLPTFCDELYNASGTNNWTCTCSSSNQGNQSYLHASNCSTSCDCSPERGPIEGVWRCMCAADGFPKVAADSHEATCFTSCNCTSGFPSDSKPPRKHISSKVVVIILLLCVILTTLAFLASVICYVYRKEKFPNLPPLFSSVGETSWNSATNLISRTNYSFPETIVSIGSPINPIAGCFGRAFLCRSETGTICGTFVRFPYSVLENATDKFSNSNLIGVGGSSYVYRGQLNDGMSVAVKRLMTQAGPDADSVFTTEVELLSRLHHCHVVPLLGYCLEFQGKHAERLLVFEYMPNGNLRDCLDGVSGEDINWDTRVAISIGVARGLEYLHDAAAPRILHRDIKSTNILLDENWRAKITDLGMAKPLRADGVPSSSSSPARMQGTFGYFAPEYAMVGRASLMSDVFSFGVILLELITGRKPIYKLANKGEESLVLWAMPHLQDSRQVILDLPDPRLKGNFLEEDMQIMAYLAKECLLLDPDARPTMSEVVQILSTIAPDKSRRRNIPVNHFQMSSADSMKSEPQRETPADIAELTAGTAQQRQAVSSGCSAAQDLLPVDTKYTLCLDGNNVEPDGVPTEYMERVTVMRSKTESWCALDDEIVDLTEPRYESFSVANVN comes from the exons ATGAATCTCCAAGCGAAAGCTTCCCTTGCTTGTCTCATTGGCTTTATATTAGTGCTGCCAACATTTTGCG ATGAACTTTACAATGCATCAGGCACAAACAATTGGACTTGTACATGTTCATCCTCAAATCAAGGAAATCAGAGTTATCTTCATGCTTCCAACTGTTCGACATCCTGTGATTGCAGTCCAG AACGAGGACCTATTGAAGGTGTGTGGAGATGCATGTGTGCTGCTGATGGATTTCCTAAAGTAGCTGCTGACAGTCATGAAGCGACCTGTTTTACCTCCTGCAACTGCACTTCTG GGTTTCCTAGTGATTCAAAACCTCCAAGAAAGCACATCTCAAGCAAAGTTGTTGTGATTATTCTGCTACTATGTGTGATACTCACAACACTTGCATTTCTTGCTTCAGTAATATGCTATGTCTATCGAAAGGAGAAGTTCCCCAACCTGCCTCCGTTGTTTTCATCAGTGGGAGAAACCAGTTGGAATAGTGCTACCAACTTAATAAGTCGTACAAATTATTCATTCCCAGAAACTATAGTCAGTATCGGTTCTCCGATTAATCCAATTGCAG GGTGTTTTGGCCGTGCTTTTTTATGTCGGAGTGAAACAGGGACTATATGCGGTACTTTTGTTAGATTTCCATACTCTGTGTTGGAAAATGCTACAGATAAGTTCTCCAATTCCAATCTTATAGGAGTTGGAGGAAGCAGCTACGTATATCGTGGTCAGCTAAATGATGGTATGAGTGTGGCAGTCAAGCGTCTAATGACTCAGGCAGGGCCTGATGCAGACTCTGTCTTTACGACTGAG GTGGAATTGTTATCGAGACTCCATCATTGTCATGTGGTGCCTTTGCTTGGTTACTGCTTAGAATTCCAAGGGAAACATGCTGAGAGACTACTTGTTTTCGAGTACATGCCTAATGGTAATCTAAGGGATTGTTTGGATGGGGTTTCAGGGGAAGACATTAACTGGGATACTCGTGTTGCAATTTCCATTGGGGTTGCAAGGGGTTTAGAATACCTCCATGATGCTGCTGCTCCAAGAATTTTGCACAGAGACATCAAATCCACCAATATTCTTCTGGATGAGAATTGGAGGGCAAAA ATAACTGATCTTGGTATGGCCAAACCTTTAAGAGCTGATGGTGTTCCTAGCAGTTCAAGTTCACCAGCAAGAATGCAAGGCACTTTTGGCTATTTTGCACCAGAGTATGCAATGGTTGGAAGAGCCTCACTTATGTCGGATGTTTTCAGTTTTGGGGTAATTCTTCTCGAGCTTATCACCGGTCGGAAACCGATCTACAAGTTGGCAAATAAAGGAGAGGAGAGTCTTGTCTTATGG GCTATGCCTCATTTACAGGACAGCAGGCAGGTGATATTGGACCTTCCTGACCCACGTTTAAAAGGTAATTTCCTGGAAGAAGATATGCAAATAATGGCTTACCTTGCGAAGGAGTGCCTGCTCTTGGATCCTGATGCTAGACCGACCATGAGTGAGGTTGTACAGATTCTCTCAACTATTGCACCAGATAAATCTAGAAGGAGAAACATTCCTGTAAACCATTTTCAG ATGTCATCAGCTGATAGTATGAAAAGTGAACCACAAAGAGAAACACCAGCTGATATAGCTGAGCTCACTGCTGGTACAGCACAGCAGAGACAAGCTGTGTCGAGTGGATGCTCAGCTGCCCAGGATTTGCTGCCCGTAGATACTAAATATACTTTATGTCTCGATGGCAATAATGTGGAACCAGATGGTGTTCCAACCGAGTATATGGAGAGGGTGACCGTTATGCGTTCAAAAACCGAGAGTTGGTGTGCACTGGATGATGAAATAGTAGACTTAACTGAGCCTCGGTATGAATCGTTCAGTGTGGCAAATGTTAATTAG
- the LOC120014633 gene encoding exosome complex component RRP41-like yields MTTKHSAVPTTYSPSPTSRSKPSVSKDSIVDWVRPDGRGYRQCRPAFFRTGAVNAASGSAYAEFGNTKVIVSVFGPRESKKAMMYSDVGRLNCNVGFTTFATPIRGQGSDHKEFSSLLHKALEGAIILETFPKTTVDVFALVLESGGSDLPVIISCASVALADAGIMMYDLVAAVSMSCLGKNLVIDPITEEESYQDGSLMITCMPSRYEVTQLTVIGEWSTPEINEAMELCLDACSKLAEIMRSSLKEVVSGSQE; encoded by the exons ATGACGACGAAACACAGTGCAGTTCCGACCACATACTCTCCGTCCCCGACCTCTAGATCAAAACCGTCAGTCTCCAAAGACTCCATTGTCGATTGGGTCCGACCCGACGGTCGCGGCTACCGTCAGTGCCGGCCCGCAT TTTTTAGGACTGGTGCTGTGAATGCTGCTTCAGGATCTGCATATGCAGAGTTTGGAAATACCAAGGTCATTGTGTCTGT ATTTGGGCCAAGGGAAAGTAAGAAAGCAATGATGTACAGCGACGTAGGGCGGCTAAATTGTAATGTTGGCTTTACAACTTTTGCTACACCGATTCGTGGGCAG GGGTCAGACCATAAAGAGTTTTCCTCCTTGCTACATAAAGCTTTGGAGGGTGCAATAATACTGGAGACTTTTCCCAAGACAACTGTAGACGTTTTTGCATTGGTGTTGGAATCTGGTGGCA GTGATCTTCCTGTCATAATATCTTGTGCTAGTGTTGCCCTAGCAGATGCAGGGATTATGATGTACGATCTTGTTGCTGCAGTTTCTATG TCTTGTCTTGGTAAGAATCTTGTCATTGATCCAATTACGGAAGAGGAAAGCTACCAGGACGGGAGCCTCATGATTACTTGCATGCCTTCGCGTTATGAGGTTACTCAGCTTACTGTTATAGGCGAATGGTCAACCCCTGAAATAAACGAG GCTATGGAGCTTTGTCTTGATGCTTGCTCAAAGCTTGCAGAGATCATGAGATCATCTCTGAAAGAGGTTGTTTCTGGTTCACAAGAATAG